A genome region from Cucurbita pepo subsp. pepo cultivar mu-cu-16 chromosome LG02, ASM280686v2, whole genome shotgun sequence includes the following:
- the LOC111789303 gene encoding uncharacterized protein LOC111789303, whose amino-acid sequence MAPSAAIFLSLLLSFIQTSPPISASPLDPDAEINCGSTTPCSNPSVRQLQPSPPLPPPPLPPPRFVYTMGVPSDLYQNDEKNRWYYFSGAVGKPPAMAALVVVGLACGALDLMVFGKW is encoded by the exons ATGGCGCCTTCCGCcgccatttttctctctcttctcctttccttCATACAAACCTCTCCGCCGATATCGGCCAGTCCGCTCGATCCCGACGCGGAGATAAATTGTGGCTCAACCACCCCTTGTTCCAACCCATCTGTTAGGCAATTGCAGCCATCGCCACCGCTACCACCACCACCGTTGCCGCCTCCGAG GTTTGTTTACACGATGGGCGTTCCCAGTGACCTATACCAGAATGATGAAAAGAACCGTTGGTATTACTTCTCCGGCGCGGTCGGGAAGCCGCCAGCCATGGCGGCGCTGGTGGTGGTGGGCCTTGCCTGTGGAGCTTTGGATCTCATGGTGTTTGGTAAGTGGTAA